From the Maniola jurtina chromosome Z, ilManJurt1.1, whole genome shotgun sequence genome, one window contains:
- the LOC123880139 gene encoding nucleobindin-2 isoform X7 has translation MRLFCRILFLIFILHCAYAPPVSPDKKDQDSEVVDDLAEYTEYHRYLKEVVQALESDPDFRERLEKADEEDVRSGKIAEQLDFVHHNVRSRLDEIKRRELERLRHLATKHYELTNDLSFDGKVPSNEHLDHHNPHTFEIDDLKKLIQKTTADLEAADKKRRENFKEYEMEKEFEKHQKLEKLDETQKKEYEENLKKEDDAKKHHQPLHHPGSKQQLEEVWEKQDHMDQQFDPKAFFMMHDVDGNGVWDPEEVKALFIKELDKMYTPGGPNKDMHERAEEMERMREHVFTENDKNRDGLIDFNEFMMETQRAEFNQDEGWKPIDENQIYTQAEYEAYERRRLEELRYLQQRGLVDAHGRPVPGAQHQIQQAYQQQQAYQQQFHSPPQGYQPHPGQVAQPQFQGQPQYQGQPQGQPQYQGQPQGQPQYQGQPQGQPQYQGQPQYQGQPQYQGQPQYQGQPQGQPQGQQQPQGQPQSQPIQNQQPNANVIPAQPPVQNQAAQSQPQAQAQAQQAQPPVVANAQEQSRAQPVQNPPAPKQDQPR, from the exons GCGGAGTACACAGAGTATCACAGATACTTGAAGGAGGTGGTTCAGGCGCTGGAGAGCGACCCCGACTTCCGCGAGCGGCTCGAGAAAGCTGATGAAGAGGATGTGAGG TCGGGCAAGATTGCAGAACAACTGGACTTCGTGCACCACAACGTGCGGAGTAGGTTAGACGAGATCAAACGGCGCGAGTTGGAGCGTTTGCGACATCTGGCTACAAAG CACTACGAGCTGACTAATGACCTCAGCTTCGATGGAAAAGTGCCTTCCAATGAACATTTAGACCACCACAATCCACACACATTTGAGATTGATGATCTGAAGAAACTCATCCAGAAAACTACTGCAGACTTGGAGGCAGCTGACAAGAAACGCAGGGAAAATTTTAAG GAATATGAGATGGAGAAAGAGTTTGAGAAACATCAGAAGTTGGAGAAGTTGGACGAGACACAAAAGAAAGAGTACGAGGAGAACCTGAAGAAGGAAGACGACGCAAAAAAGCATCATCAGCCG TTGCACCACCCGGGGTCAAAACAACAGTTAGAGGAGGTCTGGGAGAAACAAGACCACATGGACCAGCAATTTGACCCCAAAGCGTTCTTCATGATGCATG ACGTGGACGGCAATGGTGTATGGGACCCCGAGGAGGTTAAAGCTCTTTTTATAAAAGAGCTGGATAAGATGTATACACCGGGAGGGCCTAACAAGGACATGCACGAGCGGGCTGAAGAGATGGAGAGGATGAGAGAACATGTGTTCACTGAGAATGACAAGAACAGGGATGGCTTGATCGACTTCAACGAGTTTATGATGGAGACCCAGCGCGCGGAGTTCAACCAAGATGAAG GCTGGAAACCCATAGATGAGAACCAAATCTACACACAGGCTGAATACGAAGCTTACGAACGCAGGAGGTTAGAAGAGCTGCGTTACTTGCAACAACGCGGCTTG GTGGACGCCCACGGTCGTCCAGTCCCCGGCGCCCAACATCAAATACAACAAGCTTACCAGCAACAGCAGGCCTACCAGCAACAATTCCACTCACCGCCTCAGGGGTACCAACCGCATCCCGGGCAAGTAGCTCAGCCACAGTTCCAGGGACAACCGCAGTATCAAG GACAACCGCAAGGTCAGCCACAGTATCAAGGACAACCGCAAGGTCAGCCACAGTATCAAGGACAACCGCAAGGTCAGCCACAGTATCAAGGTCAACCACAATACCAAGGGCAACCACAATATCAAGGACAGCCGCAGTACCAGGGACAACCTCAAGGTCAACCACAAGGGCAGCAACAGCCGCAGGGTCAACCACAATCTCAACCGATACAGAACCAGCAACCAAACGCTAACGTGATCCCAGCACAGCCCCCGGTGCAAAACCAGGCCGCACAATCGCAACCGCAAGCTCAAGCGCAGGCACAACAGGCGCAACCACCAGTGGTTGCGAACGCGCAGGAGCAATCTCGAGCGCAACCGGTTCAGAATCCGCCGGCGCCCAAACAGGACCAGCCACGTTAA
- the LOC123880139 gene encoding nucleobindin-2 isoform X8: MRLFCRILFLIFILHCAYAPPVSPDKKDQDSEVVDDLAEYTEYHRYLKEVVQALESDPDFRERLEKADEEDVRSGKIAEQLDFVHHNVRSRLDEIKRRELERLRHLATKHYELTNDLSFDGKVPSNEHLDHHNPHTFEIDDLKKLIQKTTADLEAADKKRRENFKEYEMEKEFEKHQKLEKLDETQKKEYEENLKKEDDAKKHHQPLHHPGSKQQLEEVWEKQDHMDQQFDPKAFFMMHDVDGNGVWDPEEVKALFIKELDKMYTPGGPNKDMHERAEEMERMREHVFTENDKNRDGLIDFNEFMMETQRAEFNQDEGWKPIDENQIYTQAEYEAYERRRLEELRYLQQRGLVDAHGRPVPGAQHQIQQAYQQQQAYQQQFHSPPQGYQPHPGQVAQPQFQGQPQYQGQPQGQPQYQGQPQGQPQYQGQPQGQPQYQGQPQGQPQYQGQPQGQPQYQGQPQYQGQPQGQPQSQPIQNQQPNANVIPAQPPVQNQAAQSQPQAQAQAQQAQPPVVANAQEQSRAQPVQNPPAPKQDQPR; this comes from the exons GCGGAGTACACAGAGTATCACAGATACTTGAAGGAGGTGGTTCAGGCGCTGGAGAGCGACCCCGACTTCCGCGAGCGGCTCGAGAAAGCTGATGAAGAGGATGTGAGG TCGGGCAAGATTGCAGAACAACTGGACTTCGTGCACCACAACGTGCGGAGTAGGTTAGACGAGATCAAACGGCGCGAGTTGGAGCGTTTGCGACATCTGGCTACAAAG CACTACGAGCTGACTAATGACCTCAGCTTCGATGGAAAAGTGCCTTCCAATGAACATTTAGACCACCACAATCCACACACATTTGAGATTGATGATCTGAAGAAACTCATCCAGAAAACTACTGCAGACTTGGAGGCAGCTGACAAGAAACGCAGGGAAAATTTTAAG GAATATGAGATGGAGAAAGAGTTTGAGAAACATCAGAAGTTGGAGAAGTTGGACGAGACACAAAAGAAAGAGTACGAGGAGAACCTGAAGAAGGAAGACGACGCAAAAAAGCATCATCAGCCG TTGCACCACCCGGGGTCAAAACAACAGTTAGAGGAGGTCTGGGAGAAACAAGACCACATGGACCAGCAATTTGACCCCAAAGCGTTCTTCATGATGCATG ACGTGGACGGCAATGGTGTATGGGACCCCGAGGAGGTTAAAGCTCTTTTTATAAAAGAGCTGGATAAGATGTATACACCGGGAGGGCCTAACAAGGACATGCACGAGCGGGCTGAAGAGATGGAGAGGATGAGAGAACATGTGTTCACTGAGAATGACAAGAACAGGGATGGCTTGATCGACTTCAACGAGTTTATGATGGAGACCCAGCGCGCGGAGTTCAACCAAGATGAAG GCTGGAAACCCATAGATGAGAACCAAATCTACACACAGGCTGAATACGAAGCTTACGAACGCAGGAGGTTAGAAGAGCTGCGTTACTTGCAACAACGCGGCTTG GTGGACGCCCACGGTCGTCCAGTCCCCGGCGCCCAACATCAAATACAACAAGCTTACCAGCAACAGCAGGCCTACCAGCAACAATTCCACTCACCGCCTCAGGGGTACCAACCGCATCCCGGGCAAGTAGCTCAGCCACAGTTCCAGGGACAACCGCAGTATCAAGGTCAACCGCAAGGTCAGCCACAGTATCAAGGACAACCGCAAGGTCAGCCACAATATCAAGGACAACCGCAAGGTCAGCCACAGTATCAAGGACAACCGCAAGGTCAGCCACAGTATCAAGGACAACCGCAAGGTCAGCCACAGTATCAAGGTCAACCACAATACCAAGGGCAACCACAA GGTCAACCACAATCTCAACCGATACAGAACCAGCAACCAAACGCTAACGTGATCCCAGCACAGCCCCCGGTGCAAAACCAGGCCGCACAATCGCAACCGCAAGCTCAAGCGCAGGCACAACAGGCGCAACCACCAGTGGTTGCGAACGCGCAGGAGCAATCTCGAGCGCAACCGGTTCAGAATCCGCCGGCGCCCAAACAGGACCAGCCACGTTAA